Genomic segment of Arachis hypogaea cultivar Tifrunner chromosome 11, arahy.Tifrunner.gnm2.J5K5, whole genome shotgun sequence:
cacatattctgacaagagcgtcggagtgtctttgcaggtggcaccccccttcaCATAAAATACTCGGGACCTCGTGCCTCTCAGACTAGAAGACCGTGACCAGACGAGCCCCCTTCTATCACTCTGAATCTCGAtccgaaccgtccggtaaccgacctaccgaacattggcgccgtctgtggggacacTCGTCCATAGATTTCGTGCTGGTCCAAACTGGGACAGGCTCCGAGGCAGCGCCTCCCGTGCTCGGGGGAGGCGCCATTGCGGCGGAAACCCGGCAACAACAGAGGTCGCCCCCAAGGGATACGACGCAAACTTACGAGAGACGCCCCTTCGGGGGGACAGGTGACAACCACGCCAGGATAATGCAAGAGCTACGCCACAGATTGCAGGACTTAGAGCGCAGGCTAGCAGAGAGAGAGCGCGACCAACGCACCCCAGAGCAGAGCCCCACCCATTCCCGTTCAAGGAGCCGCTCGAGGCGCACGCCCAGCCCCCAATACGAGTCGGAGAGCGCTGGGGGACGGGTACGCCCCAGAAGAAGAAGTCGGGACCCCATCATCTACGCCCGACACGAAAGGCGGCGTGCGTCGAACAGGGGCGACGAGGAGGTGCGCCGCGAGAACGACGAGTCGAGAAGAATTGCCCGAGGACCCGTCATAATAGGAGCGACTCCTTTCCACCGTTCCGTACTCGAGGTCCGGCTACCGAAACACTTCGACAAGCCGACGGACATGAAGTATGACGGAACGCAAGACCCCCTGGAACACttgacggcctttgaggccaggatgaacctagaaggagtGGGAGACGAGGTCAGATGTCGCGCTTTCCCGGTCACCTTAGCGGGCCCGGCAATACGGTGGTTCAACAACCTCCCGCAAGGCTCGGTGACCCAATTCTCCGACATCAGCCACGCCTTCTTGGCTCAGTTCACGACTAGGATTGTCAAAGCCAAACACCCAATCAATTTGCTAGGGGTGACACAGAGACCCGGGGAGCCGACCAGGAAGTACCTGGACCGTTTTAATGACGAGTGCTTGGAAATTGACGGTCTGATGGACTCGGTGGCAAGTTTGTGCTTGATGAACGGGCTCTCGAATGAGGACTTCAGGAAATACCTCACCACAAAGCCCGTCTGGACAATGCAAGAGATCCAGTGCGTGGCCAAAGAATACATCaatgacgaggaagtcagccgggttgtggctgccaataaacggcagcccgCCTACAACCAAGCCCGGCACTTTGAAGGCAGAGAAAGACCAAAGGAGCACGCCAGGGACGGCGGTCCGAGTAAACCACCCAAACCGTTCCCCCGAGTTGGGAAGTTCACCAACTATACCCCCCTCATGGCGTCAATCActgaagtttaccaacagatagaagaaaaggggatactgtcgaagccccgaccactgaaggacaggacgggaggaaacaagaacctctactGCGAGTATCACAAGGGTTATgggcacaagacccaagactgcttcgACCTAAAGGACGCCCTCGAGCAAGCTATCAGAGACGGCAAACTCGCCGACTTCTCCCACCTTATAAGGGAACCAAGGAGACGCAACCGGGACCACGATGGCGAAGACAGATCCCGACCAACAAGGCGACGACAAGAACCAGAGGGTGACGACCACGGTCTCACGGTGGTAAACTTGGTGACGGCCAGGAATACCGCCCTGAGGTCAAAATCGGCGCAGAAAAAAGATGCCAAGGTCCTTGCGGTCTCCACCTCATCTGTTAGAAGTCTCAAGGGTCTCCCACCTATCTCTTTCGGCCCGGAGGACCAATGGTTTGACGAGGTGCCAGAAAGTccgcccatggtcatcacggctaGGGTCGGAACTGGCCTCGTCAAACGGATCCTGGTAGACACGGGGGCAGACTCAAATATCATGTTTCGAAACGTTTTCGATGCCCTGGGATTGAGAGATTCCGACCtgacgacccaccagcacggtgtggtagggttaggggaccacttcatcaagccggaCGGAATCATCACACTCCCGACCTCTGTGGGACAAGGGCAGAGACGGAGAACAGTCATGTCAGACTTTGTAATATTACGAGATTCCACGGCTTATAACATCATCCTAGGGAGAAAGACCATTAACGACCTGGGGGCAGCTATCAGTACGAAACTACTGGTGATGAAGTTCATCACCGATGACGGATCCGTGGGATCCCTCAGGGGCGACTTGGAAACGGCGGTCGCTTGCGACCACGCCAGCCTTTCTCTCAGAAAAAAATCCAAAGAAGCGTCAGGGGTCTTCCTGGCCGACCTGGATGCCAGGGTAGACGACAAACCCAGACCAGAGCCAGAAGGAGACTTGGAAAAGTTCAGAGTCGGCGAGGAGGACGATAAATTCACATTCATAAACAGAAACCTCCCCCATGAGATAAAGGAGCCTTTGATGGAAATGATCAGGGCCaatgccgacctctttgcctggacacCTGCTGACATGCCCGGGATAGATCCCCAGCTCATGTCGCATCACCTGGCCGTTAAGGCAGGAGCCAAACCAGTGGCccagagaaggagaaaaatgtcGCAGGAAAGGGCGGAAGAGGTGGCCAAGCAAAcggccagcctcctagaagcGGGGTTCATCCGGGAACTGGACTACTCGACTTGGTTGTCGAATGTAGTTCTGGTTAAAAAACACAACGGGAGATGGAGAATGTGTGTGGACTACtctgacctcaacaaggcttgtcccaaggactgctaccccctgCCTAATATTGACGCACTCGTGGACGCAGCGGCGGGGTACAGGTATctaagcttcatggatgcctactcagggtacaatcagataccgatgcatcgacccgacgaggaaaaaacggcgttcataacgccagggggcatctattgttacaaggtaatgccctttggtttaaaaaatgctggggccacataccaaaggttgatgaataagataTTCAGCGAACTCATGGGCAAAACAGtagaagtctacgtggatgacatactCGCAAAGACCGAACGACCCGACGATCTCCTGAGCGACCTTAACGGCGTTTTCTCGTCCCTCcggcaacacggcatgaggcttaatCCGCTCAAATGCGCGTTCGCcatggaggccggaaagttcCTGGGTTTCATGATCACTCAAAGAGGAGTGGAAGCCAATCCCGAGAAGTGCCAAGCGGTCCTTCAGATGAAGAGTCCGGGTTGCATCAAAGACGTCCAGAGACTTGCCGGAAGATTGACAGCTTTATCCCGTTTCCTCGGCGCATCGGCAGCAAGAGCCCTACCCTTCTTCAATCTAATGAGAAAGGGAATGACGTTTGAATGGACCCCAGCGTGCGAagaggcattcaaccacttcaaggagATCTTGGCAGCACCACCAGTTCTCGGAAAACCCAGGGCCGGAGAACCGCTCTACCTCTACCTGTCAGTAACCGAGGAAGCGCTTGCCGCAGTCTTCGTTACAGAAGAAGCGAAGACCCAACAGCCCGTTTACTTCGTGAGCAGGGCACTCCAGGGACCAGAGCTGAGGTACAGCAGACTGGAAAGACTGGCACTGGCGCTCTTAGTGTCCTCCCGAAGGTTAAGACAATACTTCCAAAGTCACCGTATAGTCGTGAGGACGGATCAGGCGATTCGACAAGTACTGCAAAAACCTGACTTGGCTggtaggatgatgacctgggccatcgagctctcACAATATGACCTACAGTATGAGCCCCGACATGCAATCAAAGCCCAGGCAATGGCAGACTTTTTGGTTGAGGTAACAGGGACCCTCCCGAAgaaacgggcacacggtggaggcttcatgtggacggagcctccaaccaaacgtccggaGGAGCAGGGGTCATCTTAGAAAGCCCAGCAGGGGTCACCTATGAGCAATCAACCAAGTTCGAGTTCCCAgtgtcgaacaaccaagcagaatatgaggctctCTTGGGCGGACTAATGCTAGCTCGGGAAGTCGGGGCGACGAAGGtcgaagtatgcagcgactcccaagtcgtcacctcgcaggtaaacggaagctaccaagcccgggaccccctcctccaaaaatacttggaaaaggTTAAGGAAATGACAAGCCAGTTCCAGGAGGTCATCGTCCAGCACGTtccaagagaaaggaacacacgggcagacctcctgtCGAAGCTGGCGAGCACAAAGCCAGGATCGGGTAACCGGTCGCTCATCCAAGGCATGGTGAAGGAACCAACGGTCGCCCTCCACTTGACGAAGTCGAGCCCCTCATGGCTGGACCCCATCACCAACTTCCTGGAACTCGGCAAGTTGCCCGAAGATGAGAAAGCAGCCAAAGCTTTAAGAAGGGAGGCGGCCAGATATGCAATCATACAGGGACAactattcaaaaagggactcagccagcccctattgaagtgtttgcaccccgaccaaacggactacgtgcTTAGAGAAGTCAATGAGGGGTGTTGCAgacaccacatcgggggcaaagccctagcaaggaagctcatccgagcagGATACTACTGGCCGACAATGATGAAGGACTCAAAGGAATTTGTCAGAAAATGCACaaagtgtcaacaaaacgccaacttccacaggGCGCCGGCCTCCGAGCTAAGCTCGCTAACGACTACACGACCTTTTGCACAATGGGGAATCGACCTCCTGGGACCTTTCCCGGtcggcccaggacaagtcaaatacctcattgtcgccattgactactataccaaatgggtggaggctgaaCCACTAGCCACGATATCGTCCTCCAACTgccggaagttcatgtggaggcaggtgataacccgtttcggtATTCCGGAGGTCGTTATCTCAGACAACGGGACCCAGTTCACAGACAAGaagttcatggaattcctctctgGCCTAGGGATAAAGCAAAAGTTCTCCTCAGTAGAACATCCCCAAACAAACGGGCAGGTAGAGGCCGCAAACAAAGTCGTCCTTCTTGGTCTAAAGAAGCGCCTAGACAATAAGAAAGGAAGCTGGGCTGACGAACTCTCCTCCGTCTTATGGTCTTACCGGACAACCGAGCAAAGCGCTACGGGGAAAACTCCCTTTCGCCTAACATACGGGGTCGATGCGGTGATACCAGTCGAAATCGGCGAACCGAGCCCCCGACTACTACTCGCGGGCATGAGCGAAGCGGTCGAGAAAGACCTGATTGAGGAAACAAGGGAGATGGCTCACCTAACAGAAATGGCGctgaaacaaagaatagccctgCGTTACAACGCAAAAGTCCTCAAACGAGATTTCGAGGAAAGGGACCTCGTCCTGCGACGCAACGACATCGGCGTCCCGACCCCAGGGGAAGGTAAGCTGGCGGTaaattgggaaggtccctacagggtAAGGGAGGTACTCGGCAAAGGCGCTTACAAACTCAAAAGACTCGACGGCAAGGAGATACCCAGAACATGGAACGCAGGTAACCTAAAGAGGTTCTACTCATGATCCACCGGCTCACCGACCAGGGAGCCTAACCAGATAGTTGATATTTGCCCTATCCACATGTTAATTCATCTTGTTTACTTACTTTGACAAATACTTGCCCAGCTGACGATTAATTTTCACTTGTTCAAATTTTTTacttgttaaaattttcttacttCACATGTGTTTCACATGACTGATACCTAAAACGGCACCCCGGgattgatcaccccgggagccagacGGGTCATAAGCCTTAACCAATTCGGCGACGACGCGACCAAATCGGTCCGAACCGTTGCCAACGTAAAAACGGCGTGACGGGCACAAGAAATAAGCCCGCCCAGAATAAGCGGTAAGACAATAATGACAACACGACCAGACAACGAAACGAGAGTAAATCATAAAGCAACCAAATGAGGATAACTTATAAAGTGTCAAAACATGGGACGGACAAGCAAATTGttcaaaacaaacaaacaacaaatACACAAAGTTACAAGGAATCACTTCCTTGGCATATCTACAACCTTGCCATCTTGAATCATTTTGAAGACCCCAATAGCAGAGGTGTCGAAGTCGGGAGCCACAATCTTCATTTGAGCCTTCAAGGCATCCTCAGTCATAGTAATTGCATTCTTTCCCTGATCCTTGGTCGCTTTCAGCTTCTTTTTGAGCCCCTCAACTTCCGACCTAGCGACCTCGGCCAACGAGACAGCTTCGTCACGCTCTTTCTCCAAGGCCGCCACCCGACCCTGGGCAGAGTTCAGCTGGCCCTCCAAGGTCATCTCCCGCTCGATTAGGCGGGCCACCGACTCGTCCGAAACTTTCAACTTCTCGGCAGCGGACGCCGCCTTCTCCTCCGAAACCTTGAGCTTCTCCGTCATTTCGGACAACTGACCTTGGAGCTGCTCAACTTGGACTTTGAAATCATTATTGGCTTTAACAGAGGACTCGAGCTTCCTCCGGAGAGCTTGCATCCCCGACAACTCGAACTCAGCCTTTCGGGCTATTACGGCCCCCCGGAGCAAAGTCCGATACATCCATCTAGCCTGCCCAGCCAGTTCAGTGCCAAGGAAATGTTCCTCCGTCCCGGGGATCAATTGGGAATCTATAAACCTTGTTGCATCAAAATTTCTCTCCATGATACTAAGGGCCCCCTCCGGGCTGGCTGACGACCTCCGCCTCTTGGGGGTGTGAATAAGCTCCACGTCATCATCTTCTTGGTGAGAAGCGGTTGAGTGCCTGCCAGTTGCCTCCTCGGGAACAGGGGAACCCTGATCCCCGATAGGCCTTTTCCCCGCCTTAACGGCCTCCCGAGAAGAAGCCTCACCCTGACCTTCAACCTCCACGACCGGACCCTCTGACTTCCCGGTCTGATCCTCCGCCTCCCCAGCATCATTCTCCGCTTTCTCGTCGTCACTATCCTCAAAAAAGGTCTTCATCAAGTTTTCAAGTCCGACCACAGTGGCAGACATTTCCACTACAACAAACAACAAACGCGTTAGTCGTCAAAACGGATAAACGAAACAACAGTAAACGCAAAGACAAGCAAACAAGACAACTCACGGATATAGCTCCTGCcggcctcccgttcacccataagaagatgagggttcacggggttcttttcaaaaatagcaaaaagaaCGTCAGCTATTTGCTTATCTACAGGTGACAACCTTTTGTACGTCACCTTGATAAAGGGATTCGACCCCGCCCCGAAACTCCAGTAAGTCGGGATAAGCCGCTCCCCCTCTAACGACAACCAAAAGGGATGACGACCTCTGACGGGATGGACTTTGAAATACTTATCTTTGAAACCATGGTAGGAGTCCTCGAAGAGGCCAAATATTCTCCTACCCTGGCCAGAACGGAAAGAGAGAAATCCTTTCCTCGCCTTCCCCTGCTTGGAAGGGTTGGTAAGGTTGAAGTAAAAGAGTAAGACGTCCACTGACACCGGCAGCTCTAGATACTCGCAAACCATTTCGAAACAGCGGATCGaggcccaactgttcggatgaagctgagagGGGGAGACGGATATCCGGTTTAGGAGTGCCATCTGAAACTCAGAGAATGGTATCCGGACGCCAACTTGCGTGAACATGGACttgtaaaaccaaatccaatCAGGGACGCGAGGAGAATGGAAGTTGAGCTCATAAATACGCTCGTGGGGGGCAGGAACAACGGTCTCATAATTGGCCTCCTCGTCCGTCCCCCCACACAAGTGACCGGATCGCCGGAACTCATTCAACTCCTCCAAATCCATTTGGTTGGGCGATGCCTTTATATCGTCAGTCACCCAGGCGTACGGGTCGTAGGCCGCGCCAGATCCGGAAGATCGGGAGACgatgcgaggcatacctacagcggggtaccaatccgttagtctatgaggtcgggagtcCATAAAAACTCAAGAGCTACACCCTTTCAACTTTGTCACGACCAAATACGGTTAAAACCTAAGCCTATCGCACAAGTCACCTGAAAACCTACCCCGGAATGGTACCCCTCCCATAATTCATCTACCCCAACGTTGGAAAGCCATCAGGCAAAGGTAAACAGAAACAGCAACTACGCAACAATAAGGCACAGTATAAACACAAGAGAGTAAGAAACAAGAAGTTACCTGAAATGGCTGTATGAACTGAAGTGTGAAAGAGAAGCACAAGATAGCTCGGGCGAGAAAATTTGGATGTCAGGGAGAAAAGAGGATGAAAATGGCAAGagtgggagaaaaagaaaaaagaaattgttTAAAAACCACCACGAGAAGCGCGAAAGAAAACAGGGGCGAAACGGTCTTTACGCGCGGGGTTTTTTCAAaaccattatgagcatttaatgctcagcgCGAAGATCGAAGCGACGAACGAACGCCTCAGCAGACCAAGGGACACGCGCACAAGAGACGCGCCTCTCTTACGGTCAGCCGACTCAACGACAACGCACGATCAAGGACATCACGCGCCACCGATCGCCCTCACGACCCTCACTGGcgcgtcgggggcactgttacggcccggCCCAGGACTCTCGCAGGTCAACCCGACCCGAGCTCCACCTGGCCCGGTCGCGCACCCTCcagccgacccggacacgcgtcccgtacggctcACTCGCAACTATGGGACAGCGTCCTTGAGAATATGGGCCTACCCTCCAGGGGAGCCCACtgctgacatgtatataaggggaagattggctcttcccccgaggtacgtcacattCTTACACACCCTTATtccgcctgcacatattctgacaagagcgtcggagtgtctttgcaggtggcacccccccttcACATAAAATACTCGGGACCTCGTGCCTCTCAGACTAGAAGACCGTGACCAGACGAGCCCCCTTCTATCACTCTGAATCTCGAtccgaaccgtccggtaaccgacctaccgaacattatatttatatatatatatatatataaaataaagtattttttagataaattataatattttaatattttattcatattaaatataaaataattttttaattatttttaataattttttgtaattatataaaatattattttatttgaataaataataatatatattatttttaaatttattttaagaatatatgttaaaaataaaattggacaTATTAATACGTAATGATATTTAAGTGTGTTTAAatgtatttgaaaaataattttttatttttttattaagagacACCTGGATATAAAAGACATGTGTACCGAATGAGTGTCGATAAATACCGTATCAGAAATGTGTCCGATATATAGACACGCAATTCAACTAAATGTTTATACGGATGGAATCTTAAAATTGTGAGTATATGACAATTtgcaaaatcacaaaaattatttttaatatggaaaacATTTATGAGTTATGCAACTATATTCCATCACGGTGTTTTATGCACGAATGTGGAGCTACAACATTGTTTGAGCCAACACGTAGGTTACGTGTTACTTTAGTTGGAAGCAACTTTTACAAGGAAGAGGGATATGTAATACGGGAATTACATGTTGATGCAGATAGCAtagaaattcttttattttttttttagagaatTTGCACAATTTTCAGAGATTTCCTTCACTTTTTGACCAACACCTAGAATGCATGTTGTCAGTGTTTGCAGGTAAGAGACATGCCTATTTTAGGAATACAGGACTAGGCATGGCAAAAATCCCcagcaacctccccacacttaaacactagcatgtcctc
This window contains:
- the LOC140176179 gene encoding uncharacterized protein, producing MEKEKVVIDESDPCCWVDDNVKSHVSQFNDVESVKVLGSEVWVREGSEAAPPVLGGGAIAAETRQQQRSPPRDTTQTYERRPFGGTGDNHARIMQELRHRLQDLERRLAERERDQRTPEQSPTHSRSRSRSRRTPSPQYESESAGGRVRPRRRSRDPIIYARHERRRASNRGDEEVRRENDESRRIARGPVIIGATPFHRSVLEVRLPKHFDKPTDMKYDGTQDPLEHLTAFEARMNLEGVGDEVRCRAFPVTLAGPAIRWFNNLPQGSVTQFSDISHAFLAQFTTRIVKAKHPINLLGVTQRPGEPTRKYLDRFNDECLEIDGLMDSVASLCLMNGLSNEDFRKYLTTKPVWTMQEIQCVAKEYINDEEVSRVVAANKRQPAYNQARHFEGRERPKEHARDGGPSKPPKPFPRVGKFTNYTPLMASITETQDCFDLKDALEQAIRDGKLADFSHLIREPRRRNRDHDGEDRSRPTRRRQEPEGDDHGLTVVNLVTARNTALRSKSAQKKDAKVLAVSTSSVRSLKGLPPISFGPEDQWFDEVPESPPMVITARVGTGLVKRILVDTGADSNIMFRNVFDALGLRDSDLTTHQHGRKTINDLGAAISTKLLVMKFITDDGSVGSLRGDLETAVACDHASLSLRKKSKEASGVFLADLDARVDDKPRPEPEGDLEKFRVGEEDDKFTFINRNLPHEIKEPLMEMIRANADLFAWTPADMPGIDPQLMSHHLAVKAGAKPVAQRRRKMSQERAEEVAKQTASLLEAGFIRELDYSTWLSNVVLVKKHNGRWRMCVDYSDLNKACPKDCYPLPNIDALVDAAAGYRLMNKIFSELMGKTVEVYVDDILAKTERPDDLLSDLNGVFSSLRQHGMRLNPLKCAFAMEAGKFLGFMITQRGVEANPEKCQAVLQMKSPGCIKDVQRLAGRLTALSRFLGASAARALPFFNLMRKGMTFEWTPACEEAFNHFKEILAAPPVLGKPRAGEPLYLYLSVTEEALAAVFVTEEAKTQQPVYFVSRALQGPELRYSRLERLALALLVSSRRLRQYFQSHRIVVRTDQAIRQVLQKPDLAGRMMTWAIELSQYDLQYEPRHAIKAQAMADFLVEVITRFGIPEVVISDNGTQFTDKKFMEFLSGLGIKQKFSSVEHPQTNGQVEAANKVVLLGLKKRLDNKKGSWADELSSVLWSYRTTEQSATGKTPFRLTYGVDAVIPVEIGEPSPRLLLAGMSEAVEKDLIEETREMAHLTEMALKQRIALRYNAKVLKRDFEERDLVLRRNDIGVPTPGEGKLAVNWEGPYRVREVLGKGAYKLKRLDGKEIPRTWNAGNLKRFYS